GTCAGGGGTGGGACCGTCTGCCGCGCATCCTTGGACGAGGACGGCACAGACACACCATCACCCGATGAAAGGTCACACGTGTCTGGTGACGGGACCTCTGAGCTGGACGATTTGGACTCATCCAGGCTGTCACTGCTCCACACTGACTCGCTGGCACAGTCTGTTCTTTTAGGGCAGGTGGCGAGAAAAGCCAGGCCGGTGGGCCCGTGTTTACCCTGGGGGCCCCTCTTGAAGTCATCGTCCTCGCCAGAACTTCCAGAAGACAAGTCCACCAGCCCACCAGGGGCAGGGCCGGCAGCCAGGAGAGCAGGCGAGCTGGCCCGGGGGCCTCGCCCGTGGCCATTGAGCTCCTCCACTAGCTCGGCCCTGTAGACTGGCTCCTGCTCACCAGCCCCCAGCCGGTGGGGCTTCAGGCGGATCTTGGGGGGCGGCAGGTCGGCACCGGGAGGCCCAGGCCGCGTCAGCTTCAGTTTGGGGATGGAGGCAGAGGGCCCACCGGGCGGCCTGTCTCGTGGCGGCTCGGGATCCTGGCCTCCACCGTGCGGGGCCTGTGGGGGGCAGAAGGGCTCGAGGGAGCCATGCACGCGGGAGGGGATCTCCACCACCTCGCCCTTGCCCTGCGGCGTGCTGTAGGAGATCTTGATAACCGGGCTCCGCGGGACCCGGGCCTTGTCCACCTCCCGCCTCTCCCTCTTGCTCCTCCTTGCGGTGGCTGCAGACACTGTGTCGCCTCCACCGGCGGGATCCTCAGGCTTTTGGGGCTCCCTGTCGTGGCCGGGGCCGCTGCCCAGCCCCCTGCGTGCCTTGGGGGTGGCTGGGGGGCCAGGGCTGGCCTCCGGGGGGCTCAGGGTACTCTTGCACTTCTCGCAGAGCACCTGGCGTGGCCGTAGGCGGATGGGGCTCAGGGCCAGCCGGCCCGGATCGCGGTTTCGGGACAGGCGCCTCCGCGTCCTCTTGATGGTCCGCGGTGGCGGCTGCGGCACCCACTGCCGGTAGGTGTTTCTCAGCCAGAGTGGGGGAGGGAATGGGGCACCCTCGAAGTAGGGCGGGAAGGGTGGCAGGCTCCCGACGGGCAGTGGTGGCACGAGCGGTGGGGGCGGCTCGGGGCCGGTGGTCTCAGGGTGAGGGTCCCCACAGGGAGGCGGTGGGGTGCCCGTCCCCAGCTGCATCGCCTCTGTGTCCCCCTCCGTGGGGGCCGGGCCTTGGCAGCCGTTGACAGGTGGGTCCTCAGCCTGGGGCAGTGGAGCCCACGGGGGCAGGCCGAAGAGGCCGGACCTGGCAGTGGGGAGACAGAAAGGGAGAGTCAGGATGGTGAGGACCCCGCCACCCCAGCCCCCACTCGCAGGGGAACCAGTGGGCTCTGCGTGCTGGCACCGCCCAGGGTACCTGGAGGTATCTCTGGACTTTGAACAGACAAACGCCCCCAAGCATACCCCCATGTGGGCATCCCAGGGGGCAGCGTGCGTGCTGGGAAGTTGCCTGAGCAGCACCCAGGCCACTTCTCGGGTTCAACAGGCACTGAGTGTGCACATCTTGGTTGGCGGCAACAAGGGGGAACACAGGCTTGCAGCTGGAGACCTCCAGGTGCAGGCGTCAGGGCCCAAGGGGCCTGAGGACAGGGTCTGGGGTTCTGAGACATGGCCTGACCTGGCCTGTGGGTGGCCGGCTGATTTGTGGCCGGTGGCCCCTTGCTCACAGGCCTCATCCACTCACTCCCCTCTTCCCTGAGGGAGCACTCCCAGAGAGAGGACCCCACGTGTGCCCCCAGTCCCAGGACCCAGGGCAGCCCACAGGACCTGGGTCCCAGGTGCCTAGCGTgtgtctgggggtgggggctacAGCTGCAGCCTCTGTGGCCCAGAGAGGACAGGGGTCAGCCGCCAAACCAGAACCTCCGCCCAGGAGTGCGGCCGTTCCCTTCTGCATGCTAAGTTTGTCCCCCTGTTTCCACTGCCCTTGGGTGGGGGTGTCATCCACGCACCCTTGCCCACCACCACCTGGAAGGACCACCCCTCCTGCCTGGCACCCCAGGCCCTTCTCTCACAACCTCCAGCTCCGGCACGGGGAGCAGTTTGGCCCCGACAAGGCCACATGACCCACGGAAAGGGGACATGAGAGGGCAGGATGCCCACCTCCCACGAGGACCCACAGCTAATGACAAGCAGGGTGGCCCGGCAGGtacccccagggctccccagtgGGGCTCTGCCCCAGCTAACGGcctgccctctccccaggaaGCGCTGGGCCAGGCGGCCTCCATACAGATATTGGGCACCTCGAACGGCTTCAGGGTTTTGTTGGCAGTTGCTGGGCAGCGCACCCTGTAGAGTGGAGGGTTATCCCCAGGCCAATAGCTCCACCATTCGAGAACCCACGTGCCGTGAATGTCGTGAATGTGAATTCAACAAGATGCTCGTGAAGCCACAGGAAAACATTTGCACAgttccaaataagggaaaacAAGCCTGAATGGTCCACATCTTTCTTCAACAGCGAACACGAAAACGTTTAACACACGTGATTTAACTCATAGGACTGATGCTTTAGCTAAAAGCTGTTATGTTTTAAGCACAAAAATCGACCGTTATCTGCGTCAGGGGACCCAGGTTTAGAACGCTGCCCCGCGGTCTGTACCTGCCTTTCCAGTTTAATCAGAGGAGGAAAGATAAACGAGCTTTTCCGCGTTTCCAGTTTCCAAACGCTTTCTCCGTTGTCTGTTCTCCAGAAGAATCTAGGGAAGCTAAGAGGTGTCGACTGTCACGACGGCACTGTGTCCAGTGCATCCCCTGAGCACCCACGGCCGGCCAGCTCACCCGACCCTCGGGCCAGGCAGGAGCGGGCGCAGGCTACACACCCTGGAGAAGCCTGGAACGCAGGCCTAGGCAAGGAGGGTTGCACAGCGCCAGGTGGGGACCCCAGGGCTGTGGCCTCCCCCATGGcccttattgtcattttgttgatGAAATGAACAAACGTGGGAAGACTGCCCAATTTTTAAGTCAAGATCACTGGTAAAAGCCCAGAAACCACaccagacttttatttttctccttttccctatTCAGGTGAATTCTGCCTACCTGAGGCCGGCTCCCCTGGATCTAAGGTCTTCAAGGGcgggctgtggggtggggaggggctcacATTCTTCCCTTCAGTGCCCAAAGTCCAGCAAACACAGAGCCATGGCCACCTGCCCTCTGTGTGGCCACGGAGGATGCACTGGCTCAGACGGCTGACCTATAACCTGTCACCTGTAACTGTGACGGAGGGAGAAGGGGGTAGAGGGAGGggtacagagagagagggagggagatccAGCCACAGGCCAGCAGTGGGGGACCTGGCTCCCTCCAAGGTGGGATTCTGCCCTGAGTGGGGGGGCAGCCACAGTGAGCCCCACTCTACCCCCTCCCCAACCTCCGCTGGGCATGTGAGCCTTCCTGACCCTGCTCCCTGGGAGGTCCAGGCCACCCCACTGGACTGGCACCCACTGCGGTCCCCATGTTCCAGCTGAGCAACAGGGGCAGCGACAACCATCAGAGGCATCTCCACCGGTGCTGGCTGTGAGCTGGGTGCCGGGGGGGCCCTCTGCCCTTGCATCTTACTGCACCTGCAACACCCGGGATGCAGGCACTGCAGGACTTCCACGCTAGTGGGCTGAGGCCAGCAGGGACAGGAACGCAGCGCCAGGGTCACGCCCTCAAATGGGAAAACGACCTCCAGGTGTCGGCTCCCCTCTCACCAGCCCCAGGCCGGGCCCTGGGCACAGGGACAAGGAGCATGGACCCCAGGGCCCCACGGCCCTCAGGCTAAGTCAGCCAGCAGAGTGTCTGTAAGTCAGGCCTCACTGGCAGGCGACCACGCCTGCTCATTTGCGGGCGCCCGCTGCTCTCCACCCCCACGGCCTTTCTGAGGAGCGGTGACAGATGCCGCAAGGCTGCCAGGCCCAAAATAGTTACTGTCAAGCCCTTTACGGAAAAAGTCTGCCAGAGTCCAGGTGTGGGAGATAAGCCCCTGCCCAAAGCTGCCCCCGACCCACTTGGGGGTGTAACAGGCCGGTATGTCACCAAACCTCACCCGAGTCCCCAGGCATCAGAGGGGGCCTGGACCCCACACCGCAATCAGCATGTGGCTCACCCCTTCAATAAGTACCTTGTGGGCATGCAGCAGGCTGAGGCTTCTGAGAACCAAACCCGTGTACTCACACCCAGGCACGTGCACATGCACTCACGCACTTACACACTCACTCACACGCACCTTGAGCTTCGGGCCAGCTCACTGCCCCTTGCCATTGGGGGGTGCCAGAAGCCCACCACACAAAGGGGCCCCACATGAAAGGGTGTTTCAAGGAAAAAGGGAAGCCAGGAggccctcagccccaggcagcaGGGGTGCCCGGCCACAGGGTGACATCTAGGACAGTGGTGGTGCAAACAGCCCCCGCAAGGGGTCCCTTGAGGGCAGATAGCCTCAGTGGGAGCATCTGGATGCAGAAAGACACCCAGGCAGACAGGCTCCCATGGAGCAGCTCCCCAGCTAAGGGTGAGGACCGGGCACGTCAACTGCCACCCTGTGGGCCCAGGCAAGGGCCATGGCGAAGGGACCAGGACCTTGGAGAGGAAATCCCGCAGAAGGGCTCACAGACCAAGTGGTCCACAGACCAGGAGGGTCAACACATCATGGGGGGCTCACAGACCAGGGGTCCACATATCATGGGGGGTCCACAGACCCGGGAGGTCCACAAATGATGGGGGGTCCACATGTCATGGGGGGTCCACAGACACTGGGCTGCACAGACCAGGAAGGATCCACACATCTGGGGCCTGGAAGGTTGTTCCCAAGGCCCCACCTCAAAGCCCATTTCCTGCCCACCTTTTGAGCTACCCAGCCATGAACCGGGGGTTCAGTCTGACACCCCCTTCCATCTGCATCCCCAGTGTCTGACCCTCCCAGGCCGCTGTGCTATCACCCCACTCGGCCCCAGCCCACACTCTCGCCTTGGGCTCTCCTCCCACCCGCCCCAACACCTGGCCTGTGCCCCCATGCCAGCCTGCTGTGCTGGTGCAAAGCCCCTCCTGCCAGCTGGGGCCCAGAGACCCCAAGAGCGGGACCCTTGGGCAGCCCCTTCCCCATCATCCCCCCAGCCCCAACTGGTCTGCCCTGCAGGAGCCCCCTCTGCAGGACGCTGTGCAGACTGAGACCTTCCTTGGCCAGCTGGCCCAGGAGGGGCTCTGCAGTCTCCTCGGCCAATGCAGGCTGGGGGAGCGGGGGGGCCTCACCCTATCCCTGAAGTCCCTGCAGCTGTGGACCAGGGAGGCTTCTGCCCCATTTGTGGCACATGCATCTCAGCGGTCTCTGCATGTTTAGGACGGACACACGGCCATTGGTCAGAGACCCCAGCCCTGATCTGAGACAGAACCCTGAACTGTGGGCCCCTGGGTGGGCCGGCCTGCACCCACCAGACACAGGCTGGGTCTGGTGGTGgagccctccctgccctggcagcCCAAAAGGGGGAGCAGCCTCGGCTTCACATAGCACTCAGGGCGGGAAAGCAGACAGGCCCTGCCCAGGTGTGCATGCCCCCTCAGCCCAGGGGGGTCCGGCCTCCATGGGCTCCTTCCAGAAGGCAGCTGCCACCCCATGGGATGGCACTGCTGCTGCACGGCAGGCCCCATGACCCTGGCACGGCCGGCAGCCACACTTCCTTCCCGGAGCTGCGCCCTGTCCAGGCCACACCCACGACCGCCTGGTGGGTAAACAGCCTCGGGAGGGCTCGCTCCCAGGCTGCAGGCTGCAGAGCCGGTCCCCCAGGCTGCTGGGCTTCGGCTCCCAAAACTTTTAAGGGCCCTGAGCACACATCATCGCCATTCCCATCTGAGGGACAGGACAGTGAGCCGAGGGAGACAGGAACCGAGCTGGTCTGGTGACAGTCGAGGTCTGCGCTCATGTCCCGGCTGTGCTGCCTCCAGGCACAGGCCACGCTCTTGGGGAAGGACCCCAGTGACCTGTCCCCAGAGGGGTGACATCAACTGGACCCGGGGCACAGATGCGGCACTGCTGTGACCTGGGGTTCGTCCATAGGGCCTAGCCCCTCAGTGAGGCTGGGCTGTGCCCACAGTGGCCTGAGTCCAGGAAGGGAGGCCACAGCCGGCCTGGCAGTGCCCCACAGGTGATACCGCAGAGCCTTGCCAGGCAAGAGGGCTGGGGCAGCCCTGGAGCCAGAGAGATGGCCTGCCAGGCCCAGGGTGAGGTGCCTTGGTGCCCCCACTGTCCTGCCCTCTGCTGTGCTGAGGGTCCGTGCTGGACTCACCGGGCCCACCGGGGGGTCCTACACAAGGGTGGAGAGAAGGCGCAtggggaggggccctggggaCTGGGGTGATTCGCGGCGGGAACCAGGGCCTGGCCCGTCTCAGCGTGGAGCACCAGGCTGGCCAACACCTCCACACAGAAACCTGAGGGACCCAGGAGCCAACATCAGCCCAGTGTCTCTGGGGAGCCGGAGGGAGGGGCAGACAACCTCAGCTCTGAGGGAAGGTTGGGAGACTGAGGAAGCGGCTCTAATGGGGTCAGACCCAAACACAAAGTAGTTTTGCCCCCAAGAAGATAGGAGATAGTGCCCCCAGGGCCACCCACCGCTCTGCCCAGGCGAAGGCACGGCCACCTAGCGTGGACACAGGGTCCCCAAGAGAAGCAGCCCGGCCTGCAGTTCTCGGCGGGATGCCAGTGGCCGAGCCGCAGCTGACCCACGTCCCTGGGTCTCACTCGTGAGTCCAGCCAGCAAACGCCCGCAGCAGCCAGGCCCGAGTCAGCCCACGGCCAGAAGGAGCAGGACCGGCCACTGCCAGAGCTCCGGCCTCCCCTGAGGCCTCCCTGCTCTGCAGACTCAGGACTTGAGCGTCTACAGCTCCCAACGGCAGCCTCTGACCCCAGCCAGGCCCACgtctgccctggagcttccttctcctcctcccatgGGGAGAGGCCACCCTGGGGTCCTGTAAGGAACTGAGAAAACATGGCTCCTGGAAGAGAAACATCCTGGGGGCCCAAAGCCTGGGGCCAGGGGCCTGTAGAAGCTTCCCGCAGCGTGTCTGTGTTGGCAGGAGCCTGAGCCCCAAGACAGGCCTGAATCCAGACAGCCAGCCACCCTGCGGTTGGGCTGTACAGCTCGGCAGACGGACAGCCACAGGGCCGGAGCCccgagggaggggcaggggcggggcagcGGGCTCACCAGGCCTGCTGGGACCTGAAGGCCTTCTGGGTCCACCTCTGGTCGGGGAGGTGGGAAAACAGGTTGGCAGAGGAAGTCGAGGCCTGGCCACCGTCCAGGGCCACATCATCCAGGCCACCCCCGTGGGTATCGACCCAGGGTCTCTGGGGAGAGAAGCAGGGCTAGGTCATCACAACTGGTCACGAGTCCTGGACTTGAAGATTTAATAACCATCAGCACCATCCAAATAAAACTCAGCTGGCAGCATCCCTGTCTAAGTCCTCCAGGACTGCCCAGCAGCACAGGCCGAACCCCAGCCCGCACCCCTTCGCCACCTCCTTGGAGAAGCTCCCGAGACCAGCCACACTGGCCAGGTCCCTTTGTGCGGCATCTGCCCACCAACTGCAGGTCACGCCACCCTATGACGCACTCAGCATCTTGCTCTCCATCCCTCTAGCTCTCTGAGGGTAGGGAGAATGTCCTCAGCAGGCCCTGGACCAGGCGCTCGTCCTCCTCTGTCTGGTGaattttcccaagagcagccgcCGACGGCCTAGCCTCGCTCCTGCACAGTGGGTGTGCcggggccagggcagggctgcTCTCCTGCCCAGGGACAGGCTGTGGCTACGACGCTTGGCTGGGGAAGTCTCCCAGCCCAGGTCCCAACCCCCTATAAGCTTGGGGTCACAGAGGCCCACAACCCAACCTTTCCAGCAGAGGGACTCAGGAGTCTTGCACGGTAATGGGTGACTCACAACTGGGGAAGTTTGAAAAACACCAGCTTAGAGGTCAAGGCCAGAGGCCCCAGACTGGCCAGGCCTGGAGGGCAGCCACCCTCACATCCACTGTCCGTGAGACCATCCTTtcacctctgagcctctgctgTCCTCAAGCCACCCCTCAGCAGGGCCACCCCACCCGAGGTCCTCAACCAAAGGTGTACCCCCAAATCACTCAAAAAACAATGCCTGTGCCCACCCTATGCTCCAGCCCAGAGAGTGGGAGCTGTGGGGACGAGGCAGGCCCCAGCCTTTCGCCTCATTACTACATTGCAAGGAACCACTGCTTTGTGGACACACTGGGAGAGCACTGGCAGCAGTATGCCTGGGACCCAGCCTACTTccaagcacacagtaggtgctcaacacaCATGTGTGAACGCACAATCGGGCAGGCACTCGGGGCAGCCGAGAGTCTTGCTTTAGATCACAGAGCAGCTTGGCAGCGGGTTCAAGTCTGGGATGGGAGGAGGCGCTCGGCACCTGGCCTGGCAGCTCCACATACCTGCTGAGACCTCAGCCCCACCTctgccagctcctctcccctctgcgAACAAACAAGGAGGAGAGCCCACCTCCCAGAGCACAAGGGAGGGGAGGCCAACTCCCAAACGCCCAACCATTCACAGTGGTTGCTGGGCTCCACTCCAGGAGCGACCAGGAACCTGTGTGAAGGGCCCCTCCCCGTGGGACTGTCCCATCCAGGCAGGAGACACACACAGTTACTGCACAGGGTGCCCCGGGGCCCAGGTCTGCTCGTGAGCTCGGGAAGCTGGtgacagttcctggcacacaccCTGCTGCACCATGGGCACACTGGCTGCTGCAGCCTGCTGCCCTGAACACACCCAGCAGGACACGCTGCTCTGGGACCTGCAGGCCCCGGAGGTGGGTGGACGCGTGCAATCAGAGCTCCCAGCTGCTCTTCCCTGCCAGTCAGTGCCCACAGCCAGCACTGGGCCTCTGCTGACTGGCCTGACGATATCACgtacaggggaggaggagcaggcccTGAGGAGAAACTGGCACCAGGGGAAACAGGGAGGTGCTGTGGACCCTGCCACCCAAGGCCAGCCCCCACTGCCCGAAACACCCAGGCCAGGTTGTAAGCTGCCGCTGGACCCTGCCCGACAAGTGGGCTGTGAACAGGAACACTGCAACGCAGAGTATTATGAGCAGAGCACTGGAATCAATGTGAACCAGGCACGACCAGCAACGGAGAAATGAGGGTGGACAGAGGAGGGGCAGTTTCAGGACCAAGCCCTGGAGGGGTAGAAGGGTGGGGAAGGCTAGTTTTCTCTTCAGCTCCTCTGCAAGGACAGGGGGCCAGCTCAGGTCAGAAAGAGCCACTGCTGAGCAGAGTTGTGCCCATCGAGGCCCAGCTCCTGGTTCCGTGGGCAGCTCTGGTTACAGCTGAATGTGGCCACAGCAGGGGAGACGCCCATGCACCCTATAGCTGCCAGGTCCCACGCTGGGGATCCCAGCCAGGCCTGCTTCCTTCcatgagggggtgggggaggagatgggggagTATAGATCTCCCAACCAGGTTTGCCACAGGTCTCAGGGAGGGGAGCCCAGTCcgaggcagagagaaagggaggggagcCTACCACCTCTGCAGACACAAGTTGGGGGGTCCCACAGCCTCCTTGTCCTGAGTCGGGGAGCCTCGGAAAATGGGGGGCAGTCCTCTGCTGCAAGTGCCCCCCTCCAAGAAGGAAGGGTCAGGCAGGTCTCGCAGGCAAAGCGGGGCTGCAGCCCGGCACAGACCCGGGAGCAGGAACAGGGCCAGGCCAGCAGCTCagccagagggaggaggtggtggcCATCAGTGGCAAGGGACCTTGGCCACCCCAGAGCACAGCTTGGCCGCTTTCAGGTGTCTATGCTGCAGCCTCTGAGTGTCACTTGGGTTCTGCTGAGCACTCCGGGCGGTAGCCAACAGGGAGGAGGGCAACAGTCACTGGGAGGCCATATGTTAAATCACATGACTTGCACACAAATGGCTTCTGGCACATCTAATGAAGAGATAATGCCAGCAGGGTAGCTGTCGAAAGGTGATGGTCTTCCCGCCGCATCCGTGCCACTGGAACAAATCTGGGCTCCACTGAGGCAAAAAGTTGGGCCTGTGCAAGGCGAGCTCTGTGCTCCCAGTTTCAAAATGAGGCCCAGCCAGAGCGCCAAGACAGTAGTGTCTGATTAATGCCTAATCATTTATCTGTGGCGACAGCTCACCGCCATGTGACACTGTATCCAGGAGACTTCCCTGCTGCATGAGTCCCTGAAGTGGCGCACAGGTGCTGTCTCAGGATGGGCTTGCCCCCAGGCCTGCCAGGACCCTCCACCGGAGACCAGGGGCTCCGCAGAGTGCACGGGATGCTTCACAACTTGGATCTCTCCGCTCCCACACCACCGGGGGTTTCTCCACCCCATACAGGGTTTTAAAATCCCACCGCCGGACACAACTGCTTGCCACCAATCCAAATCTCAGCCCTGAGTCGCTCCTAGGAGCCTGGGGGGACCCATGACATTAGACAAGGCACCCCCACTTGTGAGTAACTGACAGGGCAAGCCCGGCGCGCATCTGAacccactctccccacccccaacgaCGACAATTCTGAAAACAGCCGAATTCAAAGAATTCGTGTCTGAACAAAGAAAAGTGCGTTAATTATGGCAGACGTGCGGAGTTGGGGAGCCGGGCGGCCGGGCGCCGAGACTCGGGTCCGCGCACCGCGCCCAGGCTCCCACTTGGCGCCCAGCGCCGTTCCCCGCCCGGCGCCCGCTCCCCGCCCCGAAAAGTCGCGGCGACTTTGTGAGCCACTTTCGCCCCCCGAGTGGCGGCCGCGCTCGCGCGCCCCGAATCCCCAGCAGGGGAAACCGAAAGCGGGCGCTGCGCCGCCCCGCCCTGGAGCCGGTCTGGGCCCTGggccggcggggggggggggggtgtcccgGGGGGATTCCGGGGGGGTGTCCCAGGCCTGCGCCCCCGCTCACTTTTTCGTGCAGTCCAGCAGGATCCCAGCGAAGCTGCGCTCGCCGCAGCTCACCGTGACCAGCAGCGCGCCGTTGACGACCTGCTCCACCAGCACGGGCAGCCGGCAGCCGGCCCGCGGCTCCATGCTCCCGCGTCCCggcccgcgcccgccccgccccgccgggtCAGCCCCGCGCGTGACGCCGCCGCCGGCCGCCTGACGTCACAAAGCTCCGCGCGGGCGGCACCGCGGGCGGGCCGGGGGCGCGGGAGGGGCGCAGGGCCACCCCCGCCTGCCGGTGCCGCCCGGAGCCCGCGCCGCCTCCAGAACTCGGCGTGAAGACGCATTGCGGAGCCCCGGGGTTGGGGCCGGGGTGGCGCGCGACCTCCGGGCCGCTGGCCGCAAGCGCCCGCGGAATGGACCTGAGAGCTGGAGCGGGGGCGGCGGGGACACTCTCCTTGGTCTACTCCAGGGCCCCTGCCCCCCTGCCCGGGGCGCCACCGCATCCTGGCCCCGGGGTCTCCTCTGCGCTCCTCTCCGCGGCCCTCCCtggggcccctccctccccctatcCCCGGGTCCCCGCC
This is a stretch of genomic DNA from Equus caballus isolate H_3958 breed thoroughbred chromosome 1, TB-T2T, whole genome shotgun sequence. It encodes these proteins:
- the PWWP2B gene encoding PWWP domain-containing protein 2B isoform X3, which gives rise to MEPRAGCRLPVLVEQVVNGALLVTVSCGERSFAGILLDCTKNFPRFFWRTDNGESVWKLETRKSSFIFPPLIKLERSGLFGLPPWAPLPQAEDPPVNGCQGPAPTEGDTEAMQLGTGTPPPPCGDPHPETTGPEPPPPLVPPLPVGSLPPFPPYFEGAPFPPPLWLRNTYRQWVPQPPPRTIKRTRRRLSRNRDPGRLALSPIRLRPRQVLCEKCKSTLSPPEASPGPPATPKARRGLGSGPGHDREPQKPEDPAGGGDTVSAATARRSKRERREVDKARVPRSPVIKISYSTPQGKGEVVEIPSRVHGSLEPFCPPQAPHGGGQDPEPPRDRPPGGPSASIPKLKLTRPGPPGADLPPPKIRLKPHRLGAGEQEPVYRAELVEELNGHGRGPRASSPALLAAGPAPGGLVDLSSGSSGEDDDFKRGPQGKHGPTGLAFLATCPKRTDCASESVWSSDSLDESKSSSSEVPSPDTCDLSSGDGVSVPSSSKDARQTVPPLTVRLHTQSVSTCVTEDGRTVAVGDIVWGRQNQSAQAVGFSEAGPAGCIRLGGHQQ
- the PWWP2B gene encoding PWWP domain-containing protein 2B isoform X11, whose protein sequence is MQLGTGTPPPPCGDPHPETTGPEPPPPLVPPLPVGSLPPFPPYFEGAPFPPPLWLRNTYRQWVPQPPPRTIKRTRRRLSRNRDPGRLALSPIRLRPRQVLCEKCKSTLSPPEASPGPPATPKARRGLGSGPGHDREPQKPEDPAGGGDTVSAATARRSKRERREVDKARVPRSPVIKISYSTPQGKGEVVEIPSRVHGSLEPFCPPQAPHGGGQDPEPPRDRPPGGPSASIPKLKLTRPGPPGADLPPPKIRLKPHRLGAGEQEPVYRAELVEELNGHGRGPRASSPALLAAGPAPGGLVDLSSGSSGEDDDFKRGPQGKHGPTGLAFLATCPKRTDCASESVWSSDSLDESKSSSSEVPSPDTCDLSSGDGVSVPSSSKDARQTVPPLTVRLHTQSVSTCVTEDGRTVAVGDIVWGHQQ
- the PWWP2B gene encoding PWWP domain-containing protein 2B isoform X10, which produces MQLGTGTPPPPCGDPHPETTGPEPPPPLVPPLPVGSLPPFPPYFEGAPFPPPLWLRNTYRQWVPQPPPRTIKRTRRRLSRNRDPGRLALSPIRLRPRQVLCEKCKSTLSPPEASPGPPATPKARRGLGSGPGHDREPQKPEDPAGGGDTVSAATARRSKRERREVDKARVPRSPVIKISYSTPQGKGEVVEIPSRVHGSLEPFCPPQAPHGGGQDPEPPRDRPPGGPSASIPKLKLTRPGPPGADLPPPKIRLKPHRLGAGEQEPVYRAELVEELNGHGRGPRASSPALLAAGPAPGGLVDLSSGSSGEDDDFKRGPQGKHGPTGLAFLATCPKRTDCASESVWSSDSLDESKSSSSEVPSPDTCDLSSGDGVSVPSSSKDARQTVPPLTVRLHTQSVSTCVTEDGRTVAVGDIVWGRQNQSAQAVGFSEAGPAGCIRLGGHQQ
- the PWWP2B gene encoding PWWP domain-containing protein 2B isoform X9, whose product is MQLGTGTPPPPCGDPHPETTGPEPPPPLVPPLPVGSLPPFPPYFEGAPFPPPLWLRNTYRQWVPQPPPRTIKRTRRRLSRNRDPGRLALSPIRLRPRQVLCEKCKSTLSPPEASPGPPATPKARRGLGSGPGHDREPQKPEDPAGGGDTVSAATARRSKRERREVDKARVPRSPVIKISYSTPQGKGEVVEIPSRVHGSLEPFCPPQAPHGGGQDPEPPRDRPPGGPSASIPKLKLTRPGPPGADLPPPKIRLKPHRLGAGEQEPVYRAELVEELNGHGRGPRASSPALLAAGPAPGGLVDLSSGSSGEDDDFKRGPQGKHGPTGLAFLATCPKRTDCASESVWSSDSLDESKSSSSEVPSPDTCDLSSGDGVSVPSSSKDARQTVPPLTVRLHTQSVSTCVTEDGRTVAVGDIVWGRQNQSAQAVGFSEAGPAGCIRLGVKCSHLGSEPL
- the PWWP2B gene encoding PWWP domain-containing protein 2B isoform X8 encodes the protein MQLGTGTPPPPCGDPHPETTGPEPPPPLVPPLPVGSLPPFPPYFEGAPFPPPLWLRNTYRQWVPQPPPRTIKRTRRRLSRNRDPGRLALSPIRLRPRQVLCEKCKSTLSPPEASPGPPATPKARRGLGSGPGHDREPQKPEDPAGGGDTVSAATARRSKRERREVDKARVPRSPVIKISYSTPQGKGEVVEIPSRVHGSLEPFCPPQAPHGGGQDPEPPRDRPPGGPSASIPKLKLTRPGPPGADLPPPKIRLKPHRLGAGEQEPVYRAELVEELNGHGRGPRASSPALLAAGPAPGGLVDLSSGSSGEDDDFKRGPQGKHGPTGLAFLATCPKRTDCASESVWSSDSLDESKSSSSEVPSPDTCDLSSGDGVSVPSSSKDARQTVPPLTVRLHTQSVSTCVTEDGRTVAVGDIVWGRQNQSAQAVGFSEAGPAGCIRLGDERQTGREEDGTCRSASV